AGGCCGGCGAGCGCCCCCGCGGTGACGTAGGCGGTCATGAGCCGGCGGGTGGCGGGGATGCCCGCCAGGCGCGCGGCCTCCGGGCTCGACCCGATCGCGTAGAGGTCGCGGCCCGCCCGGTAGCGGGAGAGGTAGAGGCCGACGACGACGGCGACGGCCAGGGCGATGAGGGCGAGGTAGGGGACGCCGAGGACCCGGCCGCTGCCGAAGTCGAGGAAGGCCCGCGGCATGTCGCTGGCGTTGATCCGGGAACCGCCGGCCCAGAAGTAGACGATCCCGCGGAAGATGTAGAGGGTGCCGAGCGTGGCCACCAGGGGCGGGACCCCGCCGAGGGTGACGAGGGCGCCGTTGACGGCGCCGCACGCGGCTCCCATGGCGATGCCGGCGACGACGGCGACCGGCATGGCGACGCCGTACTCGCTGAGCAGGGTCGCCGTGCCGAAGGCGGACAGGCCGAGGACGGCGCCCACGGACAGGTCGATCCCTTTGGTGAGGACCACCATGGTCATCCCGGCGGCGAGCAGCACGGTGATCGAGGCGGCGAGCAGGAGGTCGCGCAGGCTCTGGGTGGACAGGAAGCGCGGGTTCATCGCCGTCGTGACGGCGACGAGGATGGCGAGGCCGAGGACGAGCCCGAAGATGCGCGCGCCGAGCAGCGCGCGGAACCGGCGGGCCCACACGGCGCCCTCGGCCCGCGCGGCGGTGGTCGTCGGTGCTGTCGTCGTCGTCATGCCGCCGCCCTCGTCGCCGCGACCATGACCGACTCCTCGTTCGCCTCGGCGCGCGGGATCTCCGCGACGATGCGGCCCTCGCGCATGACGAGGACCCGGTCGGCCATGCCGAGCACCTCGGGCAGCTCGGAGGAGACCATGACCACGGCCACGCCCTCCGCCGCGAGGCTGGACATGAGGCGGTGGACCTCGGCCTTGGTGCCGACGTCGATGCCCCGGGTGGGCTCGTCGACGATGAGCACCTTGGGCCGGGTGGACAGCCACTTGCCCAGCACGACCTTCTGCTGGTTGCCGCCCGAGAGCGTGGCCACCGGGTCGGAGAGCCGGCCGAAGCGGGTCTGCAGGCGCTCGGCCCAGGTGAGCGCGGAGCGGCGCTCGGCGGCACCGGTGAGCAGCCCGAGGACCGCCAGGTCGCGCGAGCGGGGCAGGGTGATGTTGCGCTGGATCGACAGGTCGAGGATGAGGCCCTGCTGGCGCCGGTCCTCGGGCACGAGCGCGACGCCGGCGCGGATCGCCGACCTCGGCCGCCCCGGGCGCAGCGCGCGCCCGCCCACCCGCACGGTGCCGCCGTCGACGGGGTCGACGCCGAAGATGCTCTGGACCACCTCGGAGCGGCCGGAGCCCACGAGGCCGGCGAGCGCGACGATCTCCCCGGCGCGGACCTGGAAGGTGATGCCGTCGAAGACGCCCGCCCGGCTGAGGCCGTCGACCTCGAGGACCACCTCGCCGGGCTCGACGTCCTGCTTGGGGAAGAGCTCGGAGAGGTCGCGGCCCACCATCCGGCGGACCAGCTCGGGCACGGTGACCTCGCTCATGAGGTCGGTGGACACGTGCGCGCCGTCGCGCATGACGGTGACCCGCTGGCACAGCGCCTCGACCTCGTCGAAGCGGTGGGAGATGAAGAGGATGGCCGCGCCGTCGTCGCGCAGCGCCCGGGCGACGGCGAACAGCCGCTCGACCTCGACGCCGGAGAGCGCCGCCGTCGGCTCGTCCATGACGAGCACCCGCGCACCCGTGGACAGGGCCTTGGCGATCTCGACGAGCTGCTGGTCGGCGATCGACAGGCCGCGCGCGGGCTGGTCGGGGTCCAGCGGCACGGCGAGGCGGTCGAAGAGCTCGGCGGCGGCGCGGTTCATCGCGCGGCGGTCGATGGCCTTGCCGCGGCCCAGCGGCTGGCGTCCCACGTAGATGTTCTCCGCGACGGTGAGGTCGGGGAAGAGGGTGGGCTCCTGGTAGATGACGGCGATGCCCGCCGCCATGGCGTCCGAGGTGGAGCGCAGCGCCGTGGAGGCGCCGTCCACCCGTACCTCCCCGGCGTCCGGGTGGTGCACGCCGGCGAGGACCTTGATGAGCGTCGACTTGCCGGCGCCGTTCTCGCCGACGAGGGCGTGGGCCTCACCGGCGTGGAGCTCGAGCCGGGCGCCGCGCAGGGCCCGGACTGCACCGAAGCTCTTGTCGATGTCGACGAGCTCGACGACCGGCCGGCCCGCTGCCGGCGGCGTCGTCGGGTCGGGAGGGTGCTGGGACATCGGTGTCCTTACTGAATCGGTTCAACAACGAGTGTGACCTTACGCACACGGGTGTGGAGCGTCAATGCCTCCGGGCGTAACGGTCGGGTCACGGGTCAGCGGCGGCCGGGGTGGCCGCCGGCGCCCCGGCCGGACCTTGCCGTCACCGGCACGCCCGGGCGGCGTGCGCGGCGCCCACCGCCGCGTCGCCGGAGGCCGTCCTGGCGGTCACCTCGCCCGCCGGCACGGCGCCGAGCCGGGTGCTGAACGCGACCGCGGCCGCCCGCTCCGGGGCCACCGTGAGCGTCCGCGTCCCGTAGTCGCCGGCGACGACGACCTCGACGGGCTCGTCGCTGACGTTCCCCACCCGCACCGTCTGGACGACCTTCCCGGCGACGCAGCGGGTGTCGGCCTCGACGGTGAGCACCGGGTCGTCGACGACGTCGAACGTCGTCACCCCGGACCCGACCTCGAAGAGGGCGCGGCCGTCCTCGACCCCGAGCGGGCGGACGCCGGGCCGGTCGACCGGCGCGTACGTCTCGTCGCCGGTGACCGGGATGGCGACGCGCGCGGTGACGTTGACGGGGACGTCGACGGTGAGCCGCATCCCGCGCTCGTGCCGCTCCCAGTCCACCCCGACCGGGCCCCGCTGCGTGGGCACCGTGCCCGCGGCGTGCTCGAGCGCGGAGTCCGGCGGGACGATGTCGACGACGGCCGCGCCGGGCGCCGCGGTGCGCACGCCCAGCAGCGTCTGCTGGACGTCGACCAGCGCCTGCGCGCCCCAACCGTGCGAGGCGCTGTTGGCCGAGCCGGACAGCTCCCACGACTCCCACGTGAAGGTCCCGCCCTGGGCGAGGATGTTCGCCCAGCCGTAGTCCTGCGCGTCGGTGAGGCGCTCGAGCACGGCGTCGTCGTCGCCGGCGTCGCTGAGGGCCTGGAGGAGCCAGTGGGCCGTCATCGGCCCCTGCCGCATCCCCATCCCGGCGAGGTGCGCAGCGAGCGCCGGGTAGTCCTCCTCGGGCGCCACCCCGTGCGCGATGGCGTAGGAGGTCGAGTGCTGGCCGGCGTGCGTGCTCGGGGTGCCGTCGGCGTACAGGCCGTCGATGTACACCCCGTCCGCGCGGCGCAGACGCTCGTTCATCGTCGCGGCAAGGGCGTCGCCGGCGGCGCCGTAGCTCGTCGCGTCCTCGGCCTCGCCGAGCGCCTGCGCCATGCGGGCGACGTCGCGCAGCACGTCGACGCCCTGGGCGTTGATCGTCGTGCGCGCCGCGGCCGCCATGTCGTAGCCGAACCGGCCGTGCTCCGGCCAGTCGACGATGCCGTACTGGTAGGAGCCGCTCCCGCCGGTGAGCCGCGTGACGAGCCCGGCGGTCGGCCCCTCGGCGGGGATGTGCCGCAGGACGTAGTCCGCCGTCTGGCGCATGTACGGGTAGGCGCGCGCGAGCAGCGCCCGGTCCCCGGTCTCGGAGTAGTAGCGCCACACGCCGTCGACGAACATGAGGGCGTAGTCGGGGATGTCCCGCTTGCCGTCCCCGTTGGGGTAGACGGCGTTGTAGCGGCCGAGGTCCTCCCCGCTGTTCCAGAACCGGTCCGCGGAGTTGAGGAACTCGGCGATCGCCTGCTGGGTGTGGGCCCGCTCCCCGAAGACGCCCATCGTCGCGTAGGAGATGGCGACGAAGTCGCCGAGGAACTGCCCCTTCTCGCGCGTCGGGGTGTCGACGAACGCCTCCTGCACCGAGTAGCGCGCCGAGCGGACCATGAGGTCCCAGACCTCGTCGAGGGTCTCGTCCGAGCTCGCGAACGTCGCGTGCTCCCGCTCGGGCAGCTCGGTGTGGACGACGACGGCGGAGACGTCCTCGAGCGCGATGTCCTCGCCCACGCCGGGGAGCTCGAGGTAGCGGAAGCCGAGGTGGGTGAAGGCGCGGAACTCCTGCGGCCCGTCCACCTGCGTGTACGGGAACGTCATCGTCGTGCCCTGGGTGGCGACGCCGGACGTGCTCACCCGGCCGTCCTCGGCGAGCTCGTAGCTGGCGCGCATGGTGACGACCCGCCCGGCGACCCCCTCGTCGAAACGCACGACGGGCCGCGCCGGGATGACGACGCCGAAGTCCGCGACGACGGTGCCGTCGTCGGCGACGAGCAGCTCGACGGCCGGCACCTCGGTCTCCTCCATCCGCGTGAGCTGGCCGGTGAGCGCCGTGAAGGGGGCGGTCGGGTGCGTGCCCAGGACCACCGCGTCGCCCCAGGCGGAGTCGTCGAAGCCGGTGCTCTGCCAGCCCTCGATGACCCGGGTGGCGTCGAGGTGCTCGATGAGCTCGCCCTCGCCGTTGCGGCGGCCCGCCTGGAGGTAGGGCCCCTCGGTGACCTTCCACGTCCCGTCGCTGACGATGACCTGCTCGGACCCGTCCGCGTACTCGACCTCGATCCGCACGAGGAGCCCCGGCTGGACCGCCGGGCGGCCCTGGCCCGAGCCGTACCAGTGGAGCACGGCCCCGACCGCGACCCGCCCCCTGCCGTCGAGGAGCTCGGTGACGTCGGTCGTCTGGTAGTAGTGCTCCCCGGGGTAGGCGAAGGACTGGCCGCGGTCGGCCCGCTCGCCGTCGATCCACAGCTCGTAGGTGTGGCTGCCCGCCACGTAGGCGCGGGCGCGCACGACGTCGGCGGAGGCGAGCTCCACGTCGGTCCGGGCGAGCGTCCACTCGTCGAGCTGGCGGGTGGTGGTGACGTTCTCCCACGCTGCGAGGGTGCCGGAGAAGTCGTCCGCGAGGAGGACGGCGCCGTCGGGGGCGGTGACGCGGACGTCGTCGAACTGGCCGACCTCGTTCGAGGCCTCCCGGAAGCCGACGGTCCCCGCGGCGAACCGCGTGTCCGTGCGCTCGTCGACGAGCGTGCCGTCGACGAAGGTGCGGATGAGCGGGCCCGCGAGCTCGATCCGCAGGCGGTAGTCCTGCCCGTTGACGACCGTCAGCGGGACGGTGGCGAGGCGGGTGAACGCGCCGTCGACGAGGACGTGCGGGCTGAGCCCGGTCCCCGCACTCAGCTGCCACATGTACCCGTTGCGCCGGTCCGGGCTGCGGAAGACGACGCCCGCACCCCGGGTGGTCGGGCGCACGGTCACCTCGTAGGTGTAGTCGGCCCAGTCCCTGCCGGTGCCGGCGAGCGTGACGTCACCGCCGGTGACGCGAACCCGGCCGTCGGCGAGGGCCATGGGGCCGGGCCCGCCGGGCGCGCGCTGGATCCACTGGGCCGGCGCCCACGCCTCGTCGGGCAGACCGGTGTCGAAGGCTCCGGTGGCCGGCGGGGACACCTGGTCCGTCCGGTCCCACGTGCGCACCGACCACTCGAACGACGTGCCGGGCGCGAGGTCGGGGCCGTCGTAGCCGACGAACGCCTGCTCGGACGACGCGACCTTGCCGCTGTCCCACACCACGGCCTCGGTCCCCGCCTCGCGCACCTCGAGCCGGTAGGCGGTCTGGACCTCGTCGAGGTCCTCGTCCTGCGGCAGCCAGGCGAAGAAGGGGTCCCCCTCGACGCCGCGCGGGTGCTCGCGGCTGTTGACGGTCAGCCCCGTGGGGGCGTCGGGCGCGTGCCCGGCGTCGGCGGCCGCACCGGGGACGACGCTCGCGCCGAGCACGAGGGCTCCCACGGCCGCCACGCCGAGCCGGCGGGTCATCGTGGTCATCTCACTCCTGGGGCTGGTCCTGGGCCGGTGCGAGCCGGCGTATCCCGCACGAGTGGCCGGTGTAGTCGGCCCTCACCTCGGTCGCCGTGTCGCCGGTGCCCGTCGTCACGGTGACCTCGCCGTCCGGCACGGAGCTGAGCCGGGTGCTGAAGGCGACGGTCACCGTCCGGTCCGCGGCGAGGGTGAGCGTCCGCGTGCCGTAGGCGCCGGAGACGACGGCCTCGACCGGCTCGGTGCTCGTCACCCGCACCGTCTGCACGGCCTTCCCGGCGACGCACCGGGTGCCGGTGTCCACCGTGACCGCGGGCTCCTCGACGGGCTCCTGGCCCGTGGCGACCCGCACGTGGTTGACGCACGCCCGCTCGCCGGCGAAGTCGAAGCGCTCCCAGCCGCCGTCCCGGCACGCGTCCTCGGTGCCGAGGACGACCACCTCGAGCGGCTGGGCGCCCGGCCAGGCCGCGCGCGGGCGGTCCTGGTTCTCCCCCAGGCTCTCCCAGCGCAGGAGGTAGCGCAGGTCCTCGTCGGCGTCGGGCACGAGGTCGCGCGCGTGGAACGAGCCGGCCGCGCCGGAGTCGTCGTTGAGGTTGACCTGCATGTCGGTGCCGCCCTCGCCCGGGACCGGGTGGACGTAGTCCGAGCGCAGCTCGCTGACGGCCGCGGGCTCCGTGGCCGGCGTCGCGATCTCCTCGATCGGCTCGAGCGTCTCCCCGTCGAGGATGAAGGTGCGCGCCTCGCCGCGGCAGGTGACGTCGAGGCGGAGGTTGCCGTCCGGGAGCACCTCCGGCGCCCAGTAGATCTCGACCTGGAAGACGAGGGTGCCGGGCTGGGAGAAGTCCCAGGCCCCGGTCCAGTCGCTCACCTGGACGTTCTCCCAGCCCGCGGCGGAGTCGTCGGGCCGGGCCACGTAGACCTGGGTGTTCCCCTCCTCGTCGTACTTGTGGTACGCCACCACCGGCGCGCCGTCGGCGTCGAAACCGACCTGGGCGTTGTTGTTGATCATGCCGCCCTCGGGCGGGACCGGGTCGACGACGTCGCTCGTGGCGAAGGTGATCGGGAGCGTGAGCGGCTCCCCGGTGCTCGTCTCCCAGGACTCCAGGTCGGCGCTGCGCGCGTAGGAGACGGTGTGCGTGGACGAGGCGATCGGGGTGTTCCGCCAGACCCAGACCATGTGGTAGTTCCCGTCGGGACCGAGCCGGGGCTTGGCCGCGTACGCGTTCCGCTGACCCTCGCCGGAGAGGAGCGGGCTGTCGATGAGCCCGCCCCACCCGCCCGTCGCGGCGTCGTAGGAGTTGTAGAGGTCGATCCCGTTGCCGCTGCCGCCGTCGCGGTAGCGGAAGACGAGCGTCTCGTCCTCGAGCTCGAGGAAGACGGGGTAGGTGACGCGGCGCTCTCGGGCGGCGTCGACCATCGTCGTGACCCGCTCGAGCGTCGTCACGTCCCCGGGGGTCGTCGTGCGCCAGTAGAGCAGCGGGACGTTGTGCATGTTCCCCGCCACGTGGAGGTTGCCGCTGGGGTCCGTGGCGAGCGTGACGTAGTTGTGGCTGTCCCACCCCGTCTGCGAGCCCACCCGCTGGTGCGTCCAGGAGTCGCTGCCGAGCGTGCGGTGGGCGACCGTGAGCTGGCGGTCGGCGTCGTAGTAGCCGACGTACTGGTCCTCGCCGTCGGTGAGGAGCGCCTGACCGACGTAGTGCCCGGCCCACGTCGGGCCGACCTCGACGGTGTCGAGCACCGCCTCGGGCTCCTGCGTGGCCGGCACGCTTCCGTCGTCGACGGTGCCGCACACGAGCGGCCCGGGCGCGGGCGCCACCTGAGCCGCCGCCGGGGTGAGGAACGACGCCCCGAGCAGGAGGGGCACGGCGAGGGCCGAGACGGCGGGCAAGCGCTTCCATCGAGTCATCGGAGCATCCCTCTCGCTACGGTGCGGGGTCGCCTCCCGCGCTCGCCCGGTCGGGGCACTCCGACACGGCGCAGGACTGTGACGCACGTTACTTCTCCGCGCCCGGGCCGCCAATGGGACAAAGGTCGAGCGCGGTGGCCGGACGGGGAGCGACGAGGCGACCCTCACCCGGGTGAGCGACAATCGCGTCATGGGACGACACGCCAGCCCGACCGCACCGACCACCGCCACCGAGGCGCTCTCCCCCGCCGGCCCCCGCCCGGACGGACCCGCCCTCGAGCCCATCGCGACGGCACGGGAGCTCGTCAAGGTCTACGGCGCCGGCGAGACCGCGGTCCGGGCGCTCGACGGCGTCGACGTCGACTTCGGCCGCGCGCAGCTCACCGCGATCATGGGCCCGTCGGGCTCGGGCAAGTCGACGCTCATGCACTGCATGGCGGGGCTCGACACCCCCACCTCGGGCAGCGTCGTCGTCGACGGGGTCGAGATCTCCCGGATGAGCCAGCGCCAGCTCACCAAGCTGCGCCGCACCCGGATCGGCTTCGTCTTCCAGTCCTACAACCTCGTGCCCACCCTCACCGCCGAGGAGAACATCCGCCTCCCCCTCGACATCGCCCGCGCCCCCGTCGACCAGGAGCGCTTCGACACCGTCGTGCGCGCCGTCGGGCTCGAGGACCGCCTGCACCACCGACCCACCGAGCTCTCCGGCGGCCAGCAGCAGCGCGTCGCCGCGGCCCGCGCCCTCATCGCCCGGCCCGCCGTGGTCTTCGCTGACGAGCCCACCGGCAACCTCGACTCGCGCTCGGCCGCCGAGGTGCTCGGCTTCCTGCGCAGCAGCGTCGAGGACCTCGGCCAGTCCGTCGTCATGGTGACCCACGAGCCGACCGCGGCGGCGTACGCCCACCGGGTGCTCTTCCTCGCCGACGGCCGCCTCGAGGGCGAGCTGCTCGACCCCGACGCGAGCACGATCCTCGAGGCGCTGGGGGAGCTCACCGACGCCCGTGAGTCGAGGCGCACCGCCTGATGGTCCGCGTCACGCTGCGCGAGATCCGCGCCCACCTCGTCCGCTTCGCGCTGTCCGTCCTCGCCGTGCTGCTCGGCGTCGCGTTCGTCACGGGAACCTTCTCCCTGCGCGCCATGCTCGCCGACACCTTCGGCTCCATCGTCGAGTCCTCCTCCCAGGGTGACGTCTACGTCCGGGGGGCCGAGAGCGCGCAGGACGGCGAGGAGCCGTCCGCCGGGCCGTTCGGCCCCGCCCGCGGGTCCGTGCCGGTCGCCCTCGCCGAGGAGGTCGCCGACGTCGACGGCGTCACGGCAGCGCTCCCCGACTTCTTCGGCAGCGTCGTCCTCGTCGGCGCCGACGGCCAGGCCGTGGTCAACGGGCAGGCGCCCAGCTTCGGCGGAGCCGTCGTGGAGGACGACCCGGCCGCCGAGCTCGTCGCCGGCCGCGTCCCCACCGCCGGCGACGAGGTGGCGCTGGAGACGACGGCGCTGGAGACCTCCGGCCTCGCCATCGGCGACACCACGACCGTCGTCATCGGCGCCGACGACGTGCGGGAGGTGACCGTCGTCGGCGAGGTGAACTACGGCAACCCGATGGTGGGCACCACCCTCGTCCTCGTCGACCCCGCCACCGCCGAGGAGGCCTTCGCCCCCGACGGCGCCGTGCCCTCCATCGCCGTCTACACCGACGACGACGCCACCGCCGCCGACATCGACGCGCTCGTCGAGCGGGTGCGGGAGTCCGTGGGCTCGCCCGACGTCGAGGTGCTCACCGGCGAGGAGGTCCGGGACGAGGCCAACGAGGCGGTCCAGCAGGTCATCGGCTTCCTCGGGACGTTCCTCCTCGTCTTCGCCTTCATCTCCCTCTTCGTCGGCGCCTTCATCATCGCCAACACCTTCGCCATGTCGGTGCGCCAGCGGCAGCGCGAGTTCGCGCTCCTGCGCGCCGTCGGCGCCTCCCCGCTGCAGGTGATGGCGAGCGTCATCGCCCAGGCTGCGGTCGTCGGTCTGGTGGGCTCCGCGGCGGGCGTCGGCGCCGGGATCGGGCTCGTCGCCGTCCTGCGCACGATCCTCGAGCGGATGGGGATGGCCCTGTCCGGGCAGGTCGCCGTCACGGGCCGCGAGCTCGCGATCGCCATGGCGGTCGGCACCGTCGTCTCGATGCTCGCGGCGGCCGTGCCGGCCCGGCGCGCCGCCACCACCCCGCCCGTGGAGGCGATGCGCGACGACGTCGTCGTCACCGAACGCTCGCTGCGGACCCGCGCCGTCGTCGGTGCCGTCCTCCTCGCCGGCGGCGCCCTCGCCGTCTACCGCGCCACGAGCGGGGCGACCGAGGCCCCCGGCACCTGGCTGGGGGTGGGGACCGGGGCCGTGCTCGTCGGTGCCCTCGCCGTGGCACCCGTCATCGGGCGGACCGTCCTCGGCGTCCTCGCCGCGCCCGCCGTCGCCGCGCTCCGCCCGATGGGGCGCCTGGCCCGCGGCAACGTCACCCGCAACCCGCGACGCACGGCGAACACCGCCGGCGCGCTGATGATCGGCATGGCGCTGGTGAGCGCCTGCGCGGTGCTCGCCGCCTCGGCGACCGCCTCGACCTCCTCGATCGTCGCCACCGAGGCCCGCGCCGACCTCACCGTGCAGTCGGCGACGTTCACCGTCCCGCCGCAGGCCGCCGCCGCGCTCACCGACCTCGAGCTCGCCGGCCGGGCCGACGCCACGGTCTCCGGCCGGGCCGACGTCGGCACGTCCGACGAGGACGCGGAGAGCATGCGGATCCTCGGCCTGCCCGCCAGCGCCTTCGGCGAGACCATCGACATCCGGGTCGTCGACGGCTCCCTCGACGGACTCGCCGACGGCGAGGTGGCGGTCCAGCGCACCACCGCCGACGAGGAGGGGTGGGAGGTCGGCACCGACCTCGTCATCGCCACGGACCAGGGCGAGGTGGCCGCGCGGGTGGGGGCCGTCGTCGAGTCCCAGCTCCTCAACGCGCCGGTGATCATGGACCGGGCGCTCTTCGACGCGGTCGTCCCAGCAGCAGGGGCCACCGTGCTGAGCGTCTTCGTGGACGCGGCCGACGGCGTCCCCCAGGCCGACCTGCGGGAGGCGGTGGAGACGGCGCTCGAGCCCTACGTCGTCCTCACCGCGCAGGACGCGGAGGAGCTGACGAGCTCGCTCGCCGACCAGGTGGACCAGGCCATGGTCATCCTCTACGCCCTGCTCGGGCTCTCCGTGATCATCGCGGTGCTCGGCATCGTCAACACCCTCGCGCTCGCCGTCATCGAGCGGACGCGGGAGATCGGCCTCATGCGGGCGGTCGGGCTGGGCCGGCTCCAGCTCGCGGTGACCATCACCATCGAGTCCGTGCTCACGGCGGTCTTCGGCACGCTGCTCGGCGTGCTCATCGGCGTCGCGCTCGCCTCCGCCCTGCCGAGCGTCTACGCCGACCAGGGCCTCAGCGAGCTCGCGGTCCCGTGGTCGATGCTCGCGGCGATCGTCGTGCTCTCCGGGGTCGTCGGCGTCCTCGCGGCGCTGTGGCCGGCGGTCCGCGCCACGCGGCTGCCGGTCCTCCAGGCGGTGGCCACCGACTGACGGCGTGGGCCGGGATGCCCCGGCCCACGCCGGCTCGGCCGGTGACTCAGCCGCCCACCGCGCGGCGGCGGGCGGCCAGCGCCGCGACGCCGCCGAGGAGGGCGACCAGCCCGAGCCCCAGGGCGCCGAGCCCGGCGCCCGTGCTCGGCAGCCCGGATCCCCCGGGCGTCCCGGGTGTCCCGGGTGACCCGGGCCCGCCCGGCGTGGTGGGCGCGCCCGGGGCCGTCGGCCCGTCGGTCAGCGTCGGCGTCGGCGTCGGCGTCGGCGGAGCCGTGGGCCCGTCGGTCGGCGTCGGCGTCGGCGTCGGCTCGCCGGGGGAGTCGGCGAGGAGGTCGAGGCCCACGAGGAGCGGGTCGTGGTCGCTCGAGCGGTACGGGCTCTCGTCGTAGAGGTCGGTGACGTTGTAGTTGTACCGGCTGTACTCGAGCCCGAGCGCCTCGTAGGCGTTGATGTTCCAGATGTCGGCGCCGGTCACGTGGTCGAGCGCCGGGTCGTGGACGAGCACGTGGTCGAGCGAGCCGACGAGGCCGTCGAAGGAGTACGTGCTCTCGTCGGTGAGCGCCTGGCCCACGTTGGTGTACCCCGCCTCCGCGAGGGCCATCATCGGGTCCTCCATCGAGTAGGCGTTGAAGTCACCGAGCAGCAGGACGAGGTCGGTGGCGCGCTCGGCCATGAGGCCGTCGGCGAAGGCGGCGAGCGCCTGCGCCTGCTCGACGCGGTCGGCGTTCCACGAGCCCTGGCCGTCGCCCTGGTCGACGTTGCCGCCCGTGGCGCCCGATGGCGACCCCTTCGACTTGAAGTGGTTGGCGATGGCGATGAAGGTGTCCGCCCCCTCGACCGGCTCGCCGTCGTCGCCGACGAGCGCGAACTCCTGGGCGAGCGGCTCGCGGGCGTTGGCGAACGCCTCGTCCCCGATGAGGATCTCGGACTCCCCCACCGGCACCACGGTGGAGGGCCGGTAGATGAAGGCGTTGCGGATGGCGTCCTCGTCGGCCGGGACGGCCTCCGGGGAGGCGACGTACGCCCACGTGCCCGCGCCCGCGTCGGCGTTGAGGGCGTCGACGAGGCCCGCGAGCGCGACGTCGCGGTCCCCGTCCGCGGTGAAGCTCCCCGAGTTCTCGATCTCCAGGAGCCCGACGACGTCGGCGTCGAGCGCGAGGATCGCCGCGACGATCTTGGCGGTCTGCCGGGCGAGGTTCTCCTCGTCGTACGCCCCGCGCACGTCGCAGAAGTCCGCGGTGGTGGGGTTGCCCTCGCGGTCGGGGAAGAACTCGCACCCGGCCTCGTCCACGCCGAGGCTGGTGAAGTAGTTGAGGACGTTGAAGCTCGCCACCTGGACGTCGCCGCCGACGGCCTGAGGCGCCGCGGTGCGGGTGCTCTCGAACGTCGCGGGCGCGGCGCCGTTGTCCCCGGTCACCTGGGTGGTCGGCTGGAGGTTCCACTGGAAGCGGTAGTCGAGGACGACCGGGTCGGTGAAGGTCACCGCCGCGCCCACCCGGACGGGGGCGGTGAGGCTGAGGTAGGGCACCGACGTCTCGTGGGTGTCCTGGTCGAAGTTCGTGTAGTCCCAGCTCGACCCGTCGTCGAGGGTGACGGCGCGGGCCGCGTTGTCCGCGGCGACGGCGTCGGCCGCCTCGCTGCCGGGGCGGGCAACGTCGGTGGGCTGGCGCAGCGGCTCGTCGCCGACGGCGAGGCCGACGCTGCCGAAGCGGTTCGTCTCGTACGTGTCGGTCACCGTGTAGGCGCCCTGGGGGGCGAGGAGCATCCCCTCGAAGGCCTCCCGCCCGGCCTCCGTGGCGGGGACAGCGACCGCGGCGGGCACGACCGGCGCCGCCGGGGTGTCGAGCGCGGACCACTCGGCGTCGGTGATCTCGGTGAGCCCGTTAAACTCCTCCACCACGCCGGTCACCTCGAGGTGGTCGCCCACCTCGGCGGCGTCCGCAAGGTC
The sequence above is a segment of the Georgenia faecalis genome. Coding sequences within it:
- a CDS encoding ABC transporter permease, translated to MTTTTAPTTTAARAEGAVWARRFRALLGARIFGLVLGLAILVAVTTAMNPRFLSTQSLRDLLLAASITVLLAAGMTMVVLTKGIDLSVGAVLGLSAFGTATLLSEYGVAMPVAVVAGIAMGAACGAVNGALVTLGGVPPLVATLGTLYIFRGIVYFWAGGSRINASDMPRAFLDFGSGRVLGVPYLALIALAVAVVVGLYLSRYRAGRDLYAIGSSPEAARLAGIPATRRLMTAYVTAGALAGLGGILYAARYGTVDASAGTGLELDIVAAVVVGGVAIFGGSGTVLGAALGALLLTVISNALPTLGIDQFWQRAIVGALIIGAIALDRLVALRVAISLRKAHHVG
- a CDS encoding sugar ABC transporter ATP-binding protein, whose product is MSQHPPDPTTPPAAGRPVVELVDIDKSFGAVRALRGARLELHAGEAHALVGENGAGKSTLIKVLAGVHHPDAGEVRVDGASTALRSTSDAMAAGIAVIYQEPTLFPDLTVAENIYVGRQPLGRGKAIDRRAMNRAAAELFDRLAVPLDPDQPARGLSIADQQLVEIAKALSTGARVLVMDEPTAALSGVEVERLFAVARALRDDGAAILFISHRFDEVEALCQRVTVMRDGAHVSTDLMSEVTVPELVRRMVGRDLSELFPKQDVEPGEVVLEVDGLSRAGVFDGITFQVRAGEIVALAGLVGSGRSEVVQSIFGVDPVDGGTVRVGGRALRPGRPRSAIRAGVALVPEDRRQQGLILDLSIQRNITLPRSRDLAVLGLLTGAAERRSALTWAERLQTRFGRLSDPVATLSGGNQQKVVLGKWLSTRPKVLIVDEPTRGIDVGTKAEVHRLMSSLAAEGVAVVMVSSELPEVLGMADRVLVMREGRIVAEIPRAEANEESVMVAATRAAA
- a CDS encoding family 78 glycoside hydrolase catalytic domain, whose amino-acid sequence is MTTMTRRLGVAAVGALVLGASVVPGAAADAGHAPDAPTGLTVNSREHPRGVEGDPFFAWLPQDEDLDEVQTAYRLEVREAGTEAVVWDSGKVASSEQAFVGYDGPDLAPGTSFEWSVRTWDRTDQVSPPATGAFDTGLPDEAWAPAQWIQRAPGGPGPMALADGRVRVTGGDVTLAGTGRDWADYTYEVTVRPTTRGAGVVFRSPDRRNGYMWQLSAGTGLSPHVLVDGAFTRLATVPLTVVNGQDYRLRIELAGPLIRTFVDGTLVDERTDTRFAAGTVGFREASNEVGQFDDVRVTAPDGAVLLADDFSGTLAAWENVTTTRQLDEWTLARTDVELASADVVRARAYVAGSHTYELWIDGERADRGQSFAYPGEHYYQTTDVTELLDGRGRVAVGAVLHWYGSGQGRPAVQPGLLVRIEVEYADGSEQVIVSDGTWKVTEGPYLQAGRRNGEGELIEHLDATRVIEGWQSTGFDDSAWGDAVVLGTHPTAPFTALTGQLTRMEETEVPAVELLVADDGTVVADFGVVIPARPVVRFDEGVAGRVVTMRASYELAEDGRVSTSGVATQGTTMTFPYTQVDGPQEFRAFTHLGFRYLELPGVGEDIALEDVSAVVVHTELPEREHATFASSDETLDEVWDLMVRSARYSVQEAFVDTPTREKGQFLGDFVAISYATMGVFGERAHTQQAIAEFLNSADRFWNSGEDLGRYNAVYPNGDGKRDIPDYALMFVDGVWRYYSETGDRALLARAYPYMRQTADYVLRHIPAEGPTAGLVTRLTGGSGSYQYGIVDWPEHGRFGYDMAAAARTTINAQGVDVLRDVARMAQALGEAEDATSYGAAGDALAATMNERLRRADGVYIDGLYADGTPSTHAGQHSTSYAIAHGVAPEEDYPALAAHLAGMGMRQGPMTAHWLLQALSDAGDDDAVLERLTDAQDYGWANILAQGGTFTWESWELSGSANSASHGWGAQALVDVQQTLLGVRTAAPGAAVVDIVPPDSALEHAAGTVPTQRGPVGVDWERHERGMRLTVDVPVNVTARVAIPVTGDETYAPVDRPGVRPLGVEDGRALFEVGSGVTTFDVVDDPVLTVEADTRCVAGKVVQTVRVGNVSDEPVEVVVAGDYGTRTLTVAPERAAAVAFSTRLGAVPAGEVTARTASGDAAVGAAHAARACR